The following coding sequences lie in one Homo sapiens chromosome 6 genomic scaffold, GRCh38.p14 alternate locus group ALT_REF_LOCI_5 HSCHR6_MHC_MCF_CTG1 genomic window:
- the HLA-B gene encoding major histocompatibility complex, class I, B isoform X2 — MRVTAPRTVLLLLSGALALTETWAGSHSMRYFYTAMSRPGRGEPRFIAVGYVDDTQFVRFDSDAASPRMAPRAPWIEQEGPEYWDRETQISKTNTQTYRESLRNLRGYYNQSEAGSHTLQRMYGCDVGPDGRLLRGHDQSAYDGKDYIALNEDLSSWTAADTAAQITQRKWEAAREAEQWRAYLEGLCVEWLRRYLENGKETLQRADPPKTHVTHHPISDHEATLRCWALGFYPAEITLTWQRDGEDQTQDTELVETRPAGDRTFQKWAAVVVPSGEEQRYTCHVQHEGLPKPLTLRWEPSSQSTIPIVGIVAGLAVLAVVVIGAVVATVMCRRKSSGGKGGSYSQAASSDSAQGSDVSLTA; from the exons ATGCGGGTCACGGCGCCCCGAACCGTCCTCCTGCTGCTCTCGGGAGCCCTGGCCCTGACCGAGACCTGGGCCG GCTCCCACTCCATGAGGTATTTCTACACCGCCATGTCCCGGCCCGGCCGCGGGGAGCCCCGCTTCATCGCAGTGGGCTACGTGGACGACACCCAGTTCGTGAGGTTCGACAGCGACGCCGCGAGTCCGAGGATGGCGCCCCGGGCGCCATGGATAGAGCAGGAGGGGCCGGAGTATTGGGACCGGGAGACACAGATCTCCAAGACCAACACACAGACTTACCGAGAGAGCCTGCGGAACCTGCGCGGCTACTACAACCAGAGCGAGGCCG GGTCTCACACCCTCCAGAGGATGTACGGCTGCGACGTGGGGCCGGACGGGCGCCTCCTCCGCGGGCATGACCAGTCCGCCTACGACGGCAAGGATTACATCGCCCTGAACGAGGACCTGAGCTCCTGGACCGCGGCGGACACGGCGGCTCAGATCACCCAGCGCAAGTGGGAGGCGGCCCGTGAGGCGGAGCAGTGGAGAGCCTACCTGGAGGGCCTGTGCGTGGAGTGGCTCCGCAGATACCTGGAGAACGGGAAGGAGACGCTGCAGCGCGCGG ACCCCCCAAAGACACATGTGACCCACCACCCCATCTCTGACCATGAGGCCACCCTGAGGTGCTGGGCCCTGGGCTTCTACCCTGCGGAGATCACACTGACCTGGCAGCGGGATGGCGAGGACCAAACTCAGGACACCGAGCTTGTGGAGACCAGACCAGCAGGAGATAGAACCTTCCAGAAGTGGGCAGCTGTGGTGGTGCCTTCTGGAGAAGAGCAGAGATACACATGCCATGTACAGCATGAGGGGCTGCCGAAGCCCCTCACCCTGAGATGGG AGCCATCTTCCCAGTCCACCATCCCCATCGTGGGCATTGTTGCTGGCCTGGCTGTCCTAGCAGTTGTGGTCATCGGAGCTGTGGTCGCTACTGTGATGTGTAGGAGGAAGAGCTCAG GTGGAAAAGGAGGGAGCTACTCTCAGGCTGCGT CCAGCGACAGTGCCCAGGGCTCTGATGTGTCTCTCACAGCTTGA
- the HLA-B gene encoding major histocompatibility complex, class I, B isoform X1: MRVTAPRTVLLLLSGALALTETWAGECGVGREMASVGRSEGTAGGGAGPGEPRREEGRAGLSPSSPPGSHSMRYFYTAMSRPGRGEPRFIAVGYVDDTQFVRFDSDAASPRMAPRAPWIEQEGPEYWDRETQISKTNTQTYRESLRNLRGYYNQSEAGSHTLQRMYGCDVGPDGRLLRGHDQSAYDGKDYIALNEDLSSWTAADTAAQITQRKWEAAREAEQWRAYLEGLCVEWLRRYLENGKETLQRADPPKTHVTHHPISDHEATLRCWALGFYPAEITLTWQRDGEDQTQDTELVETRPAGDRTFQKWAAVVVPSGEEQRYTCHVQHEGLPKPLTLRWEPSSQSTIPIVGIVAGLAVLAVVVIGAVVATVMCRRKSSGGKGGSYSQAASSDSAQGSDVSLTA; the protein is encoded by the exons ATGCGGGTCACGGCGCCCCGAACCGTCCTCCTGCTGCTCTCGGGAGCCCTGGCCCTGACCGAGACCTGGGCCGGTGAGTGCGGGGTCGGCAGGGAAATGGCCTCTGTGGGGAGGAGCGAGGGGACCGCAGGCGGGGGCGCAGGACCCGGGGAGCCGCGCCGGGAGGAGGGTCGGGCGGGTCTCAGCCCCTCCTCGCCCCCAGGCTCCCACTCCATGAGGTATTTCTACACCGCCATGTCCCGGCCCGGCCGCGGGGAGCCCCGCTTCATCGCAGTGGGCTACGTGGACGACACCCAGTTCGTGAGGTTCGACAGCGACGCCGCGAGTCCGAGGATGGCGCCCCGGGCGCCATGGATAGAGCAGGAGGGGCCGGAGTATTGGGACCGGGAGACACAGATCTCCAAGACCAACACACAGACTTACCGAGAGAGCCTGCGGAACCTGCGCGGCTACTACAACCAGAGCGAGGCCG GGTCTCACACCCTCCAGAGGATGTACGGCTGCGACGTGGGGCCGGACGGGCGCCTCCTCCGCGGGCATGACCAGTCCGCCTACGACGGCAAGGATTACATCGCCCTGAACGAGGACCTGAGCTCCTGGACCGCGGCGGACACGGCGGCTCAGATCACCCAGCGCAAGTGGGAGGCGGCCCGTGAGGCGGAGCAGTGGAGAGCCTACCTGGAGGGCCTGTGCGTGGAGTGGCTCCGCAGATACCTGGAGAACGGGAAGGAGACGCTGCAGCGCGCGG ACCCCCCAAAGACACATGTGACCCACCACCCCATCTCTGACCATGAGGCCACCCTGAGGTGCTGGGCCCTGGGCTTCTACCCTGCGGAGATCACACTGACCTGGCAGCGGGATGGCGAGGACCAAACTCAGGACACCGAGCTTGTGGAGACCAGACCAGCAGGAGATAGAACCTTCCAGAAGTGGGCAGCTGTGGTGGTGCCTTCTGGAGAAGAGCAGAGATACACATGCCATGTACAGCATGAGGGGCTGCCGAAGCCCCTCACCCTGAGATGGG AGCCATCTTCCCAGTCCACCATCCCCATCGTGGGCATTGTTGCTGGCCTGGCTGTCCTAGCAGTTGTGGTCATCGGAGCTGTGGTCGCTACTGTGATGTGTAGGAGGAAGAGCTCAG GTGGAAAAGGAGGGAGCTACTCTCAGGCTGCGT CCAGCGACAGTGCCCAGGGCTCTGATGTGTCTCTCACAGCTTGA
- the HLA-B gene encoding major histocompatibility complex, class I, B precursor (The RefSeq protein has 25 substitutions compared to this genomic sequence) — MLVMAPRTVLLLLSAALALTETWAGSHSMRYFYTSVSRPGRGEPRFISVGYVDDTQFVRFDSDAASPREEPRAPWIEQEGPEYWDRNTQIYKAQAQTDRESLRNLRGYYNQSEAGSHTLQSMYGCDVGPDGRLLRGHDQYAYDGKDYIALNEDLRSWTAADTAAQITQRKWEAAREAEQRRAYLEGECVEWLRRYLENGKDKLERADPPKTHVTHHPISDHEATLRCWALGFYPAEITLTWQRDGEDQTQDTELVETRPAGDRTFQKWAAVVVPSGEEQRYTCHVQHEGLPKPLTLRWEPSSQSTVPIVGIVAGLAVLAVVVIGAVVAAVMCRRKSSGGKGGSYSQAACSDSAQGSDVSLTA, encoded by the exons ATGCGGGTCACGGCGCCCCGAACCGTCCTCCTGCTGCTCTCGGGAGCCCTGGCCCTGACCGAGACCTGGGCCG GCTCCCACTCCATGAGGTATTTCTACACCGCCATGTCCCGGCCCGGCCGCGGGGAGCCCCGCTTCATCGCAGTGGGCTACGTGGACGACACCCAGTTCGTGAGGTTCGACAGCGACGCCGCGAGTCCGAGGATGGCGCCCCGGGCGCCATGGATAGAGCAGGAGGGGCCGGAGTATTGGGACCGGGAGACACAGATCTCCAAGACCAACACACAGACTTACCGAGAGAGCCTGCGGAACCTGCGCGGCTACTACAACCAGAGCGAGGCCG GGTCTCACACCCTCCAGAGGATGTACGGCTGCGACGTGGGGCCGGACGGGCGCCTCCTCCGCGGGCATGACCAGTCCGCCTACGACGGCAAGGATTACATCGCCCTGAACGAGGACCTGAGCTCCTGGACCGCGGCGGACACGGCGGCTCAGATCACCCAGCGCAAGTGGGAGGCGGCCCGTGAGGCGGAGCAGTGGAGAGCCTACCTGGAGGGCCTGTGCGTGGAGTGGCTCCGCAGATACCTGGAGAACGGGAAGGAGACGCTGCAGCGCGCGG ACCCCCCAAAGACACATGTGACCCACCACCCCATCTCTGACCATGAGGCCACCCTGAGGTGCTGGGCCCTGGGCTTCTACCCTGCGGAGATCACACTGACCTGGCAGCGGGATGGCGAGGACCAAACTCAGGACACCGAGCTTGTGGAGACCAGACCAGCAGGAGATAGAACCTTCCAGAAGTGGGCAGCTGTGGTGGTGCCTTCTGGAGAAGAGCAGAGATACACATGCCATGTACAGCATGAGGGGCTGCCGAAGCCCCTCACCCTGAGATGGG AGCCATCTTCCCAGTCCACCATCCCCATCGTGGGCATTGTTGCTGGCCTGGCTGTCCTAGCAGTTGTGGTCATCGGAGCTGTGGTCGCTACTGTGATGTGTAGGAGGAAGAGCTCAG GTGGAAAAGGAGGGAGCTACTCTCAGGCTGCGT CCAGCGACAGTGCCCAGGGCTCTGATGTGTCTCTCACAGCTTGA
- the HLA-B gene encoding major histocompatibility complex, class I, B isoform X3: protein MRVTAPRTVLLLLSGALALTETWAGSHSMRYFYTAMSRPGRGEPRFIAVGYVDDTQFVRFDSDAASPRMAPRAPWIEQEGPEYWDRETQISKTNTQTYRESLRNLRGYYNQSEAGSHTLQRMYGCDVGPDGRLLRGHDQSAYDGKDYIALNEDLSSWTAADTAAQITQRKWEAAREAEQWRAYLEGLCVEWLRRYLENGKETLQRADPPKTHVTHHPISDHEATLRCWALGFYPAEITLTWQRDGEDQTQDTELVETRPAGDRTFQKWAAVVVPSGEEQRYTCHVQHEGLPKPLTLRWGGKGGSYSQAASSDSAQGSDVSLTA, encoded by the exons ATGCGGGTCACGGCGCCCCGAACCGTCCTCCTGCTGCTCTCGGGAGCCCTGGCCCTGACCGAGACCTGGGCCG GCTCCCACTCCATGAGGTATTTCTACACCGCCATGTCCCGGCCCGGCCGCGGGGAGCCCCGCTTCATCGCAGTGGGCTACGTGGACGACACCCAGTTCGTGAGGTTCGACAGCGACGCCGCGAGTCCGAGGATGGCGCCCCGGGCGCCATGGATAGAGCAGGAGGGGCCGGAGTATTGGGACCGGGAGACACAGATCTCCAAGACCAACACACAGACTTACCGAGAGAGCCTGCGGAACCTGCGCGGCTACTACAACCAGAGCGAGGCCG GGTCTCACACCCTCCAGAGGATGTACGGCTGCGACGTGGGGCCGGACGGGCGCCTCCTCCGCGGGCATGACCAGTCCGCCTACGACGGCAAGGATTACATCGCCCTGAACGAGGACCTGAGCTCCTGGACCGCGGCGGACACGGCGGCTCAGATCACCCAGCGCAAGTGGGAGGCGGCCCGTGAGGCGGAGCAGTGGAGAGCCTACCTGGAGGGCCTGTGCGTGGAGTGGCTCCGCAGATACCTGGAGAACGGGAAGGAGACGCTGCAGCGCGCGG ACCCCCCAAAGACACATGTGACCCACCACCCCATCTCTGACCATGAGGCCACCCTGAGGTGCTGGGCCCTGGGCTTCTACCCTGCGGAGATCACACTGACCTGGCAGCGGGATGGCGAGGACCAAACTCAGGACACCGAGCTTGTGGAGACCAGACCAGCAGGAGATAGAACCTTCCAGAAGTGGGCAGCTGTGGTGGTGCCTTCTGGAGAAGAGCAGAGATACACATGCCATGTACAGCATGAGGGGCTGCCGAAGCCCCTCACCCTGAGATGGG GTGGAAAAGGAGGGAGCTACTCTCAGGCTGCGT CCAGCGACAGTGCCCAGGGCTCTGATGTGTCTCTCACAGCTTGA